The following are encoded together in the Gloeomargarita sp. SRBZ-1_bins_9 genome:
- a CDS encoding TM0106 family RecB-like putative nuclease — MPANPGLVVLTEHLFYYHRCARRSFLDHRQGVVHQPERSRHREDLYQRWPGVRPVYQPPDWEQGFQGTVALMQQGVPVIHQGVLRVETPAAVLVGRPDLLIREPGASRWGDWHYRPVDIRLGQRLKPEYQAAAAFHSWLLAQIQGVWPCWGELALPGPRFLRVNLAQALPSMHQMLAACLETLKQDQAPEVFISRSRCQLCPWLDYCSTVAKQKHHLSLVPGVTQKRYQELQTLGLGSIEALAQADPLELYRRTSLGVNTSNKLVRQAQAIAQQQALAIAPITRLPRAAVGYFFDIEADPYLDCVYLHGVLVVTPQKQEFYSLVAERVEDEGRIWQELLVVLAQYPQAPIYHFCPFEPQTIQRLGQRYGTPPERVHGIRQRCVDLHARLVRSVVLPVENYTLKAIARWLGFEWQHPRADGAQCTQWYNQWLQTGDRTYLQALQRYNYDDCLATYHLYRWLVDFMGKQELARSTG, encoded by the coding sequence ATGCCTGCCAACCCAGGGCTGGTGGTGCTGACGGAGCATTTGTTTTACTACCATCGCTGCGCCCGTCGCAGTTTTTTGGACCACCGCCAGGGCGTAGTGCACCAACCCGAACGGTCGCGGCACCGGGAAGACCTTTACCAGCGCTGGCCGGGGGTACGTCCGGTGTATCAGCCGCCGGATTGGGAACAGGGGTTTCAGGGGACGGTTGCCTTGATGCAGCAGGGGGTGCCGGTTATTCACCAGGGGGTGTTGCGGGTGGAAACCCCTGCCGCTGTTTTAGTGGGACGACCGGACTTGCTGATTCGGGAACCGGGCGCCTCCCGCTGGGGGGACTGGCATTACCGACCGGTGGATATTCGGCTCGGCCAACGGCTCAAACCGGAATATCAGGCGGCGGCGGCGTTTCACAGTTGGTTGCTGGCCCAAATCCAAGGAGTTTGGCCTTGTTGGGGGGAATTGGCCTTACCGGGTCCCCGGTTTTTGCGGGTTAATCTGGCCCAAGCTCTCCCTTCCATGCACCAAATGCTGGCGGCCTGTCTGGAAACCCTCAAACAGGACCAAGCGCCGGAGGTGTTCATCAGCCGTAGCCGTTGTCAGCTGTGCCCCTGGCTGGACTATTGCAGTACGGTCGCCAAACAAAAGCACCACCTCAGCCTGGTGCCCGGTGTCACTCAAAAACGCTACCAGGAACTGCAAACCCTAGGGTTAGGCAGCATCGAAGCCCTGGCCCAGGCGGACCCCCTTGAACTCTACCGGCGCACCAGCCTAGGGGTCAACACCAGCAATAAATTGGTGCGTCAGGCCCAGGCGATTGCCCAGCAACAGGCCCTGGCGATTGCCCCCATCACCCGTTTACCCCGGGCAGCCGTCGGCTACTTTTTTGATATCGAGGCCGACCCCTATCTGGACTGCGTGTATTTGCACGGGGTTTTGGTGGTCACACCCCAGAAACAGGAGTTTTATTCCCTGGTGGCGGAGCGGGTTGAGGACGAAGGGCGCATCTGGCAGGAGTTGCTGGTGGTCCTGGCGCAGTATCCCCAGGCCCCCATTTACCATTTCTGTCCCTTCGAACCCCAAACCATCCAGCGGTTGGGCCAGCGGTATGGCACTCCCCCCGAACGGGTGCATGGGATTCGCCAGCGCTGCGTAGATTTGCACGCCCGCTTGGTGCGCTCGGTGGTCTTGCCGGTGGAGAATTACACCCTGAAAGCCATTGCCCGCTGGTTGGGGTTTGAGTGGCAGCACCCCCGGGCCGACGGCGCCCAATGCACCCAGTGGTATAACCAGTGGCTCCAGACCGGCGACCGCACCTATCTCCAGGCCCTGCAACGTTATAACTACGACGACTGCCTGGCCACCTATCACCTGTACCGCTGGCTGGTGGATTTTATGGGCAAGCAGGAACTGGCCCGTTCAACCGGCTGA